In Candidatus Dependentiae bacterium, the following proteins share a genomic window:
- a CDS encoding rod shape-determining protein produces MFKGFIPARNWISLFSNDIAIDLGTANTLVYVRNKGIVLDEPSVVAIKNSTKKVLAAGKAAKEMLGKTPESITACRPIRDGVIADFELTESMLRYFIRKVHNNRRTLVAPRMIIAVPSGITQVERRAVIDSAKQAGARDKPMTIMEPMAAAIGAGLPIHEPFCSMVVDIGGGTTEVAVITLSGAVFCRSIRVGGDAMDRAIVAYVKRKYNLLIGERTGEVIKMQIGTVMHEVGESQSLPVKGRDLVTGVPKTITLTDAEVTEALLETISNIVDVVRVALENTPPELSSDLVDRGIVMAGGGSLLRGLDKLLAKETGIPVRIAKNPLLCVVEGAGKVLEQLEFFKDALID; encoded by the coding sequence ATGTTTAAAGGCTTTATACCAGCGCGTAACTGGATTAGCTTATTTTCAAATGATATTGCAATTGATTTGGGAACAGCAAATACGCTTGTTTATGTTCGCAACAAGGGAATTGTTCTAGACGAACCTTCTGTTGTAGCTATTAAAAATAGCACCAAAAAAGTACTTGCTGCGGGAAAAGCAGCAAAAGAAATGCTTGGTAAGACTCCGGAAAGTATTACAGCATGTCGTCCTATTCGTGATGGAGTTATTGCTGACTTCGAATTAACAGAAAGCATGCTTCGTTATTTTATTCGTAAAGTTCACAATAATCGCAGAACATTAGTTGCACCTCGTATGATCATTGCAGTTCCATCAGGGATTACTCAAGTGGAGCGTCGTGCGGTAATTGATTCTGCTAAGCAAGCAGGAGCTCGCGATAAGCCGATGACAATTATGGAGCCTATGGCGGCTGCAATTGGAGCAGGATTACCGATTCATGAACCGTTTTGTAGCATGGTTGTAGATATTGGTGGTGGAACAACAGAAGTAGCAGTTATTACGCTAAGTGGTGCTGTTTTTTGTAGATCAATTCGTGTCGGTGGTGATGCAATGGATCGTGCAATTGTTGCGTATGTCAAAAGAAAATATAACTTGTTGATCGGTGAACGTACTGGTGAAGTTATTAAAATGCAAATTGGTACAGTTATGCATGAAGTGGGAGAATCTCAGTCTCTTCCAGTAAAGGGTCGTGATTTGGTAACTGGTGTACCAAAAACAATTACGCTTACTGATGCAGAAGTAACTGAAGCACTTCTTGAAACAATATCAAATATTGTTGATGTTGTTCGTGTTGCATTAGAAAATACCCCGCCAGAATTATCTTCAGATTTGGTTGATCGCGGCATTGTCATGGCTGGTGGAGGGTCTTTACTTCGTGGTCTTGATAAATTGCTTGCAAAAGAAACAGGAATCCCAGTGCGCATAGCAAAAAATCCATTACTTTGCGTTGTTGAAGGTGCTGGAAAAGTACTTGAACAGCTTGAATTTTTTAAAGACGCATTGATTGATTAA